Proteins encoded together in one Maricaulis maris window:
- a CDS encoding SDR family NAD(P)-dependent oxidoreductase, which produces MTQTDLKGRLALVSGASRGIGRAMALELARAGAHVIATARTTGGLEELDDEITKAGGSCTLVPLDLMSQDGIEKLGGIITERWEKLDILVANAGALGVLTPAAQVKSKTWHEVIGVNLMAPARMIRAFEPLLLASDAGRAVFISSGAASSRRAFWGPYAASKAGLDALVQSWAHEHVNNQKLRINIVYPGALRTQMRAKAFPGEDPNALSQPSALWPTLAELVSADCTRHGDIVKFEG; this is translated from the coding sequence ATGACCCAGACAGATCTCAAAGGCCGCCTCGCTCTGGTGAGTGGGGCGTCGCGCGGTATTGGCCGCGCCATGGCACTCGAACTGGCCAGGGCCGGGGCCCATGTCATCGCCACGGCGCGCACCACAGGCGGCCTCGAAGAACTCGATGACGAGATCACCAAGGCCGGTGGAAGCTGCACCCTCGTGCCGCTGGACCTGATGAGCCAGGACGGGATCGAGAAGCTCGGTGGAATCATCACAGAACGCTGGGAAAAGCTCGACATCCTGGTTGCCAATGCCGGCGCGCTGGGCGTGTTGACTCCCGCCGCGCAGGTGAAGTCGAAAACCTGGCACGAAGTGATCGGGGTCAATCTGATGGCTCCGGCCCGCATGATCCGCGCCTTCGAGCCCCTCCTGCTGGCCTCTGACGCCGGTCGGGCCGTCTTCATCTCCTCCGGTGCCGCCAGCTCACGGCGCGCCTTCTGGGGGCCCTATGCGGCGTCCAAGGCCGGGCTCGACGCCCTGGTCCAAAGCTGGGCGCATGAGCACGTCAACAATCAGAAGCTCCGGATCAACATCGTCTATCCCGGCGCCCTGCGCACCCAGATGCGCGCCAAGGCCTTTCCGGGCGAGGATCCGAACGCGCTGTCGCAGCCGTCAGCCCTGTGGCCGACGCTGGCCGAACTGGTCAGCGCCGACTGCACGCGCCATGGCGATATCGTGAAATTCGAAGGCTAG
- the purF gene encoding amidophosphoribosyltransferase yields MSDHSAIPATLTYDPESDRPQEECGVFAVYGADDAAILTALGLHALQHRGQEACGIATHDGSRFHIERYLGLVGENFTSPDMPQRLPGRVAIGHARYSTQGASVLRNVQPLFADVRGGGIALAHNGNLTNARVLREELVNHGQIFQSTSDSEVVLHLAALSKKNKLTSRVLSALKQVQGAFAFVACVNDRLIVARDPFGIRPLVMGRLGDAYIFASETCALDMVGARFVREIEPGEAVVVNEDGLRSERFAPARKAQICAFEYIYFARPDSVIEGRSVYEARKEMGRQLALETPADVDVIIPVPDSGVPAAIGFSEASGIPFELGIIRSHFVGRTFIQPTQDRRDLSVRRKHAANAAVVRGKRVLLIDDSIVRGTTSLKIVRMMREAGAAEVHFRSACPPIKHPDFYGIDMAGRAELIAANMSVDEMAAKLEADSLGFLTVNGLYQAVIGAPRNDEAPQLADHYFTGEYPTLLADHDRDLSAKEFQLSFLVDA; encoded by the coding sequence ATGAGCGACCACAGCGCCATTCCCGCGACACTGACCTACGATCCAGAGAGTGATCGCCCCCAGGAAGAATGCGGCGTCTTCGCCGTATATGGCGCCGACGATGCTGCCATCCTGACGGCGCTCGGCCTCCACGCGCTCCAGCATCGAGGCCAGGAAGCCTGCGGTATCGCGACCCATGACGGGTCGCGTTTTCATATTGAGCGTTATCTCGGTCTGGTCGGTGAGAATTTCACCTCACCAGACATGCCGCAGCGCCTGCCCGGACGGGTCGCCATCGGCCATGCCCGCTACTCCACGCAAGGCGCCTCGGTCCTGCGCAATGTCCAGCCGCTCTTCGCCGACGTGCGTGGCGGCGGCATTGCCCTGGCGCACAATGGCAATCTGACCAATGCCCGCGTCCTGCGCGAGGAATTGGTCAATCACGGCCAGATTTTCCAGTCGACCTCCGACAGTGAAGTGGTGCTCCACCTTGCTGCCCTGTCGAAGAAGAACAAGCTGACCAGCCGCGTGCTGTCGGCGCTCAAGCAGGTTCAGGGCGCCTTCGCTTTCGTCGCCTGCGTCAATGACCGGCTGATCGTGGCGCGAGACCCGTTCGGGATCCGCCCGCTGGTGATGGGCCGCCTTGGCGATGCCTATATCTTTGCCTCCGAGACCTGTGCGCTGGACATGGTCGGTGCGCGTTTCGTGCGCGAGATCGAGCCGGGTGAAGCCGTTGTCGTCAACGAGGATGGCTTGCGCTCAGAGCGCTTTGCACCGGCCCGCAAGGCCCAGATCTGCGCCTTCGAATACATCTATTTCGCCCGCCCCGACTCGGTCATCGAAGGCCGCAGCGTCTACGAGGCCCGCAAGGAAATGGGTCGCCAACTGGCGCTCGAGACCCCGGCCGATGTCGACGTCATCATCCCGGTGCCCGATAGCGGCGTTCCGGCGGCGATCGGCTTTTCCGAAGCATCAGGCATTCCCTTCGAGCTGGGCATTATCCGCTCGCACTTCGTCGGGCGGACCTTCATCCAGCCGACCCAGGACCGGCGCGACCTGTCCGTGCGCCGCAAGCACGCTGCCAATGCTGCTGTCGTGCGGGGCAAGCGCGTCCTGTTGATTGACGATTCGATTGTCCGCGGCACGACGTCGCTGAAGATCGTGCGCATGATGCGGGAAGCCGGAGCGGCCGAGGTCCATTTCCGCTCTGCCTGCCCGCCGATCAAGCACCCCGACTTCTACGGCATCGACATGGCCGGCCGCGCCGAACTCATCGCCGCCAACATGTCGGTCGACGAGATGGCCGCCAAGCTGGAAGCCGACAGCCTCGGCTTCCTGACCGTCAACGGCCTCTACCAGGCCGTGATCGGGGCACCGCGCAATGACGAGGCGCCGCAATTGGCGGATCACTATTTCACGGGCGAATACCCGACCCTTCTGGCCGATCATGATCGTGATCTCTCGGCCAAGGAATTCCAGCTCTCCTTCCTGGTGGACGCATGA
- a CDS encoding CvpA family protein — protein MDSSLTAFDGIGLTILLASGLLALVRGFVREALSVTAFVAASLATLWALPAFIGPARDMIDPDWLAPLAIGAVVFIIIYLAVTFVTSSLSRGLAKGEDVNVVDRTLGFAFGLIRGLVLLGLGVIFMAATFGENGRPPASISEARIYPLVNATARALQTLAPESSRIGSSAPLPGSARDPIAETIRNNDTSYGRRDRNRLDDLIGSTTDDQEDDG, from the coding sequence ATGGACTCATCACTGACCGCCTTTGACGGCATCGGTCTGACCATCCTTCTGGCATCAGGGCTTCTGGCGCTGGTTCGTGGCTTCGTGCGTGAAGCGCTTTCGGTGACAGCCTTCGTGGCGGCCTCTCTGGCCACGCTTTGGGCCTTGCCGGCCTTCATCGGACCGGCGCGCGACATGATCGACCCGGACTGGCTGGCCCCGCTGGCGATCGGCGCTGTCGTCTTCATCATCATCTACCTGGCGGTCACCTTCGTCACGAGCTCACTGTCGCGCGGCCTGGCCAAGGGTGAGGATGTCAATGTGGTGGACCGGACGCTGGGATTCGCCTTTGGCCTGATCCGTGGTCTGGTGCTGCTGGGTCTCGGCGTCATCTTCATGGCCGCGACATTCGGGGAAAACGGGCGACCGCCCGCAAGCATCAGCGAGGCCCGCATCTACCCGCTGGTCAACGCCACCGCCCGAGCCCTGCAGACGCTGGCGCCCGAGAGTTCCCGAATCGGATCGAGCGCGCCCCTGCCCGGTAGCGCGCGCGACCCGATTGCAGAAACAATAAGAAATAATGACACGTCCTATGGCAGACGGGACCGAAACCGCCTAGATGACCTCATCGGTTCGACCACGGATGACCAGGAAGACGATGGATGA
- the radA gene encoding DNA repair protein RadA, whose protein sequence is MARVENTYVCQSCGGVQSKWAGRCDACGQWNTLVEETPSAPLGTQATAAKRRGRSARLNLVDLGSESPEPARLQSGISELDRVCGGGLVPGSAILVGGDPGIGKSTLLLQMMAQIARSDARAIYVSGEEAIDQVRRRARRLGLADAPVSLASETALNDILDGLKAEKPDIVVIDSIQTVWSDQLAAAPGTVAQVRACAQELVRFAKKSNCTVILVGHVTKDGQIAGPRVVEHMVDAVLYFEGERSHQFRILRAVKNRFGPTDEIGVFEMGDKGLAEVMNPSSLFLDGRGGDTPGAAVFAGMEGTRPVLSEIQALVAPAAFGTPRRAVVGWDSGRLAMVLAVLEARCCVELAGRDIFLNVAGGLKITEPAADLAVAAAIVSSALDVALPADGVVYGEISLSGDVRPVGRSDSRLKEAAKLGFSRAIAPQAAADETAPIRVDGVATALELVQTLRAMAGE, encoded by the coding sequence ATGGCACGCGTCGAAAACACTTATGTCTGCCAATCCTGCGGCGGGGTTCAGTCCAAATGGGCCGGGCGCTGTGATGCCTGCGGCCAGTGGAACACGCTGGTCGAGGAAACGCCGTCGGCACCGCTTGGCACGCAGGCAACCGCCGCCAAACGGCGCGGGCGTTCGGCGCGGCTGAACCTGGTCGATCTCGGTTCCGAGAGCCCCGAACCGGCACGTCTGCAATCGGGTATCAGTGAGCTGGACCGGGTGTGCGGCGGCGGGCTGGTCCCCGGTTCGGCCATCCTTGTGGGCGGTGATCCCGGTATCGGCAAATCCACGCTCCTCCTACAGATGATGGCGCAGATCGCCCGTAGCGACGCCCGCGCCATCTACGTCTCGGGCGAGGAAGCCATCGATCAGGTCCGGCGCCGGGCCCGACGCCTTGGCCTCGCCGATGCGCCCGTTTCGCTGGCCTCGGAAACCGCGCTCAACGACATCCTTGACGGTCTGAAAGCAGAAAAGCCGGACATTGTCGTCATCGATTCAATCCAGACTGTCTGGTCGGATCAACTTGCGGCGGCGCCCGGTACGGTGGCCCAGGTCCGGGCCTGCGCCCAGGAGCTGGTCCGCTTCGCCAAGAAGAGCAATTGCACCGTTATTCTCGTCGGCCATGTCACCAAGGATGGTCAGATCGCCGGGCCGCGCGTGGTCGAACACATGGTCGATGCCGTGCTCTATTTCGAGGGCGAACGCTCGCACCAGTTCCGCATCCTGCGCGCGGTCAAGAACCGCTTCGGGCCGACCGACGAGATCGGTGTGTTCGAGATGGGCGACAAGGGGCTGGCGGAAGTCATGAACCCCTCGTCGCTCTTCCTCGATGGTCGCGGCGGCGATACGCCCGGCGCGGCCGTCTTCGCCGGCATGGAGGGAACGCGTCCGGTCCTGTCGGAAATCCAGGCCCTGGTGGCGCCGGCGGCCTTCGGCACACCCCGTCGGGCCGTAGTCGGTTGGGACAGCGGCCGGCTGGCCATGGTTCTTGCCGTCCTGGAAGCACGGTGCTGCGTGGAACTGGCGGGCCGCGACATCTTTCTCAACGTGGCCGGCGGTCTGAAGATCACTGAGCCGGCGGCCGATCTTGCCGTCGCCGCCGCGATCGTCTCGTCGGCACTGGATGTCGCCCTGCCCGCAGATGGCGTCGTTTACGGAGAAATCAGTCTTTCCGGCGATGTTCGTCCGGTCGGACGCAGTGATTCGCGCCTCAAGGAAGCCGCCAAACTCGGTTTCTCGCGGGCCATCGCCCCCCAGGCTGCAGCTGACGAGACCGCTCCGATCCGGGTCGATGGCGTGGCCACGGCGCTCGAATTGGTGCAGACTCTCCGGGCAATGGCGGGCGAATAG
- the alr gene encoding alanine racemase: MTTPRPDQPDRGTAARPAPRLIIDLGAIRRNYATLQSLAPTAHVGAVVKANGYGLAAAEVVPTLADAGCRCFYVAHTSEAREVREALGERPADIFVFNGFWPSELDELRTLSLFPVINDLGQLEALRQQAPDLPFALHFDTGMSRLGLDADETDALIADPTRLDGLHLRQIMSHLACADAPDHPLNARQQQRFDRIRRAFPAIPASLSNSAGTVLGPDYHYDVLRPGLALFGGMPPVGQPSPFEPVVSIEAPILQIRTLRAGDTVGYGASLTVDGPRRVATVAAGYADGLLRAFGNGGFGRIGEARVPILGRVSMDLICVDIDAVRAPLKPGDPVSFLGADIEDMAQSAATIPYEFLVRLGIRFDRDYRP, translated from the coding sequence TTGACGACACCCCGTCCTGACCAGCCCGACCGCGGCACTGCTGCCCGACCGGCTCCGCGACTGATCATCGATCTCGGGGCCATCCGACGCAATTACGCCACGCTGCAATCCCTGGCCCCGACGGCGCATGTCGGAGCGGTTGTCAAAGCCAATGGCTATGGCCTTGCCGCGGCCGAGGTCGTGCCGACCCTCGCCGATGCCGGCTGCCGCTGTTTCTATGTGGCCCATACATCGGAAGCCCGCGAGGTCCGCGAAGCGCTCGGCGAGCGACCGGCGGACATCTTCGTCTTCAACGGTTTCTGGCCGTCCGAGCTGGATGAGCTGCGCACGCTGTCACTGTTTCCGGTGATCAATGACCTCGGTCAGCTCGAGGCGTTGCGGCAACAGGCACCCGATCTGCCCTTCGCGCTACATTTCGACACCGGGATGAGCCGCCTCGGGCTCGATGCCGACGAGACCGACGCGCTGATCGCCGATCCGACACGTCTGGACGGCCTCCATTTGCGCCAGATCATGAGCCATCTGGCCTGCGCTGACGCCCCGGACCATCCGCTCAACGCGCGTCAGCAGCAGCGTTTTGACCGTATCCGCCGGGCCTTCCCCGCCATCCCGGCCAGCCTCTCCAACTCGGCCGGAACAGTGTTGGGGCCGGATTATCACTATGACGTGCTGCGGCCCGGCCTCGCGCTTTTTGGCGGCATGCCACCGGTCGGTCAGCCCTCACCGTTTGAGCCGGTTGTCTCGATCGAGGCGCCGATCCTGCAGATCCGCACCCTGCGCGCCGGCGACACGGTCGGCTATGGCGCCAGCCTGACCGTTGACGGCCCGCGCCGGGTCGCAACCGTTGCTGCCGGCTATGCTGACGGCCTGCTGCGGGCTTTTGGCAATGGCGGCTTTGGCCGGATTGGCGAGGCCCGGGTTCCGATCCTGGGCCGGGTGTCGATGGATCTGATCTGCGTGGACATTGATGCCGTGCGCGCCCCCCTCAAGCCGGGAGACCCGGTCAGCTTCCTCGGGGCTGATATCGAGGACATGGCCCAGAGCGCCGCGACCATACCCTACGAGTTTCTGGTCCGCCTTGGCATCCGCTTCGACCGCGATTACCGCCCCTGA
- a CDS encoding replicative DNA helicase, with product MTTALLPYEDDRQTETLDSAPHNLDAEQAFLGALLYDNEMFHRVADWLKAEHFYDPVHGRIFESATDLIGRGSLADAVVLKTVFDRDDGLKDIGGTTYLAVLMEGAATGNAAVEYARIIYELALRRELIRIGNDLANAASADVEVQARELIQEIEQQLYNLAEEGSASRGFVSFKQALAESVETAAAAYERDGGLSGISSGLKSLDEKLGGMHPSDLIILAGRPSMGKTALATNIAFDVARNYQFEIQPDGTKKTINGGVVGFYSLEMSAEQLATRLIADYTGIPGYMIRQGTIDATQYEEIRDACLEIQGLPLYIDDTGGLPISALAARARRLKRTHGLDLIVVDYLQLVTSSKNRSGGSRVEEVSEVTQNLKALAKELSVPVIALSQLSRQVENREDKKPQLSDLRESGSIEQDADVVLFVYREAYYKEREKPREDTPEYLAWEEEFRRIEKLAEVIIGKQRHGAIGTAKMAFDGARTKFTDLETRFDDTPS from the coding sequence ATGACCACTGCTCTCCTGCCTTACGAAGATGACCGCCAGACCGAGACGCTCGATTCGGCACCGCACAATCTTGATGCCGAACAGGCCTTCCTGGGCGCGCTTCTCTATGACAACGAGATGTTCCACCGGGTCGCCGACTGGCTCAAGGCCGAGCACTTCTATGATCCGGTCCATGGCCGCATCTTTGAAAGCGCGACCGATCTGATCGGCCGCGGTTCGCTGGCCGATGCCGTTGTCCTGAAGACGGTTTTCGACCGCGATGACGGCCTGAAGGATATCGGCGGCACCACCTATCTCGCCGTCCTCATGGAAGGCGCCGCGACCGGGAATGCAGCGGTTGAATACGCCCGCATCATCTATGAACTGGCGCTGCGCCGGGAGCTGATCCGGATCGGCAATGATCTCGCCAATGCCGCCAGCGCCGATGTCGAGGTTCAGGCGCGCGAGCTGATCCAGGAAATCGAGCAGCAGCTCTACAACCTGGCAGAAGAAGGCTCGGCCTCTCGCGGCTTTGTCTCCTTCAAGCAGGCGCTCGCAGAATCCGTCGAGACCGCGGCGGCCGCCTATGAACGCGATGGCGGCCTGTCGGGTATTTCCTCGGGCCTCAAGTCACTCGACGAAAAGCTGGGCGGCATGCACCCGTCTGACCTGATCATCCTCGCCGGACGCCCGTCGATGGGCAAAACCGCGCTCGCCACCAATATCGCCTTCGATGTGGCGCGAAACTACCAGTTCGAGATTCAGCCTGACGGGACCAAGAAGACGATCAATGGCGGCGTTGTCGGTTTCTACTCGCTCGAAATGTCAGCCGAACAGCTCGCCACCCGCCTGATCGCCGATTACACCGGCATTCCCGGCTACATGATCCGCCAGGGCACGATCGACGCGACCCAGTACGAGGAGATCCGCGACGCCTGCCTCGAGATCCAGGGCCTGCCGCTCTATATCGACGACACGGGTGGCCTGCCTATCTCCGCCCTCGCCGCCCGCGCCCGCCGTCTCAAGCGCACGCATGGCCTTGATCTGATCGTGGTCGACTATCTGCAGCTGGTGACCTCTTCGAAAAACCGCTCGGGGGGAAGCCGCGTGGAAGAGGTCTCCGAGGTCACCCAGAACCTCAAGGCCCTGGCCAAGGAATTGTCGGTACCGGTGATCGCCCTGTCCCAGCTCTCGCGCCAGGTGGAAAACCGCGAGGACAAGAAGCCGCAGCTCTCCGACCTTCGGGAATCGGGCTCGATCGAGCAGGATGCCGACGTCGTCCTCTTCGTCTATCGTGAAGCCTATTACAAGGAACGCGAGAAACCGCGCGAGGACACACCGGAATACCTCGCCTGGGAGGAAGAGTTCCGTCGCATCGAGAAGCTCGCCGAAGTGATCATCGGCAAGCAGCGTCACGGTGCGATCGGGACGGCAAAGATGGCGTTCGACGGCGCTCGGACGAAATTTACGGATCTGGAAACGCGTTTTGACGACACCCCGTCCTGA
- the rplI gene encoding 50S ribosomal protein L9 — MKLVLLERVENLGVIGDVVSVRPGFARNFLLPQGKALRATEANMARFEVERELLEKRNAERAAEAAEAGKTIDGESFVMIRQAGESGQLYGSVTSRDIAEIVSEGGTKVVRSQIALNAPIKTLGLHELKIKLHADVSVTVTINIARSQDEAERQAAGEDVIAAQADEDRAIADAQAAELFEASEEGQELAAQREAAEDAGAGEEESEETDA, encoded by the coding sequence ATGAAACTGGTTCTCTTGGAACGCGTAGAAAACCTCGGCGTCATCGGTGACGTCGTGTCCGTGCGCCCCGGCTTTGCCCGCAACTTCCTTCTGCCGCAAGGCAAGGCCCTGCGTGCAACCGAAGCCAACATGGCGCGCTTTGAAGTGGAGCGTGAGCTCCTCGAGAAGCGCAATGCCGAACGCGCAGCGGAAGCGGCTGAAGCTGGCAAGACGATCGATGGCGAAAGCTTCGTCATGATCCGTCAGGCCGGTGAAAGCGGTCAGCTCTATGGTTCGGTCACCTCGCGTGACATTGCCGAGATCGTGTCTGAAGGCGGCACCAAGGTTGTCCGCTCGCAGATCGCCCTCAACGCGCCGATCAAGACGCTCGGCCTGCACGAGCTGAAGATCAAGCTGCACGCCGACGTTTCCGTGACCGTGACGATCAACATCGCACGTTCGCAGGACGAAGCCGAACGCCAGGCCGCCGGCGAAGACGTGATCGCAGCCCAGGCTGACGAAGATCGCGCCATCGCGGACGCCCAGGCTGCCGAACTCTTCGAAGCCAGCGAGGAAGGCCAGGAACTGGCTGCCCAGCGCGAAGCTGCCGAAGACGCCGGTGCCGGCGAAGAGGAAAGCGAAGAGACCGACGCGTAA
- the rpsR gene encoding 30S ribosomal protein S18, whose translation MSSGNISNLPARRPFMRRRKVCPFSGENAPAIDFKDPKLLLRYMSERGKIVPSRITAVSAKKQRELARAIKRARQLALLPYVVD comes from the coding sequence ATGTCATCAGGCAATATTTCAAATCTGCCGGCGCGCCGTCCGTTCATGCGTCGCCGCAAGGTCTGCCCGTTCTCCGGTGAAAATGCACCGGCGATCGATTTCAAGGACCCCAAGCTCCTGCTTCGCTACATGTCCGAGCGTGGCAAGATCGTTCCGTCCCGCATCACCGCGGTTTCGGCTAAAAAGCAGCGTGAACTGGCTCGTGCGATCAAACGCGCCCGCCAGCTGGCCCTGCTCCCCTATGTGGTCGATTAA
- the rpsF gene encoding 30S ribosomal protein S6, whose translation MALYEHIFIVRPDVSPAQMESLLEETKALIEEKGGKTGKIEYWGLRNLAYRINKSRKGHYGLIDIDAEADVINELERLQRLSEDVIRYMTLRVEAHTEEPSAILTKKDDRRGRRERN comes from the coding sequence ATGGCACTTTACGAGCACATCTTCATCGTGCGCCCGGACGTTTCTCCGGCGCAGATGGAATCTCTTCTTGAAGAGACCAAAGCCCTGATCGAAGAAAAGGGCGGCAAGACCGGCAAGATCGAATACTGGGGTCTTCGCAACCTGGCCTACCGCATCAACAAGTCGCGCAAGGGTCATTACGGCCTGATCGACATTGATGCCGAAGCTGACGTGATCAACGAACTCGAGCGTCTGCAGCGTCTGTCCGAAGACGTCATCCGCTACATGACCCTGCGCGTTGAAGCCCACACCGAAGAGCCGTCGGCCATCCTCACCAAAAAGGATGATCGCCGCGGTCGTCGCGAGCGGAACTAG
- the fabD gene encoding ACP S-malonyltransferase — MKFAFVFPGQGSQAVGMAQELAGEFAAAKAVLDEVDAALGQDLSGLMANGPIEELTLTENAQPALMAASLAVMAVLRSEFDVDVNAAQFVAGHSLGEYSALAAAGALSISDAAKLLKLRGLAMQKAVPVGEGTMAALLGADEELAAAAVAAGAAAGVCAIANDNAPGQIVISGSTAAIDAAIAKAAELGLKKAMKLPVSAPFHCPMMQAAADAMAEALGAATINTPSVPVVANVSARPTDDVETIRKQLVEQVTGRVRWRESVLWMVEEAGITTLAEAGSGKVLTTMLKRTTKDASGVALNAAADMEAFAASLKAEG, encoded by the coding sequence ATGAAATTCGCTTTTGTCTTTCCCGGACAAGGCAGCCAGGCCGTCGGCATGGCGCAGGAACTGGCCGGAGAGTTCGCGGCGGCCAAGGCTGTGCTTGACGAAGTCGACGCCGCGCTCGGCCAGGACCTGTCCGGCCTGATGGCCAACGGCCCGATCGAAGAGCTTACCCTGACAGAGAATGCACAGCCGGCGCTGATGGCCGCCAGCCTCGCGGTCATGGCCGTCCTCAGGAGCGAATTTGACGTAGACGTCAACGCAGCCCAATTCGTCGCCGGACACAGTCTTGGTGAGTATTCGGCCCTGGCCGCAGCCGGCGCGCTGTCGATTTCGGATGCCGCAAAGCTGCTCAAACTGCGCGGCCTTGCCATGCAGAAGGCGGTCCCGGTCGGTGAGGGTACCATGGCGGCGCTTCTGGGCGCTGACGAGGAACTCGCTGCTGCCGCGGTCGCCGCCGGAGCCGCCGCCGGCGTGTGTGCGATTGCCAACGACAATGCGCCGGGCCAGATCGTGATCTCCGGCTCCACCGCGGCCATCGACGCCGCCATCGCAAAGGCCGCCGAGCTGGGCCTCAAGAAGGCCATGAAACTCCCTGTCTCCGCGCCCTTCCATTGTCCGATGATGCAGGCGGCCGCCGACGCCATGGCCGAGGCCCTCGGCGCCGCGACGATCAACACCCCGTCGGTCCCGGTCGTCGCCAATGTCAGCGCGCGCCCGACCGACGATGTCGAGACGATCCGCAAACAGCTCGTCGAGCAGGTCACCGGCCGGGTTCGCTGGCGCGAGAGCGTTCTGTGGATGGTCGAGGAGGCGGGCATCACCACCCTTGCCGAAGCGGGTTCAGGCAAGGTGCTGACGACCATGCTCAAGCGCACGACCAAGGACGCGTCCGGCGTGGCGCTCAATGCCGCGGCGGACATGGAAGCGTTCGCGGCCTCCCTGAAAGCGGAAGGCTAG
- the fabG gene encoding 3-oxoacyl-[acyl-carrier-protein] reductase has translation MFDLTGKNALVTGATGGLGNAIARKLHAQGATVALSGTRENVLQELADALGERAHVLPCNLSDGPAVDALPKQAAEAMGSLDILIANAGITKDQLLMRMKDEDWDTVLKVNLESYFRLSRAALRGMMKARWGRIVGITSVVGVMGNPGQTNYCASKAGMIGFSKSLAQEVAARGVTVNCVAPGFIASPMTDVLTEDQRATILAKIPAGDLGSGDDIANAVVYLASAEAGYVTGQTLHVNGGMAMI, from the coding sequence ATGTTCGATCTCACAGGCAAGAATGCCCTCGTTACCGGTGCGACCGGTGGCCTTGGCAATGCGATTGCCCGCAAGCTGCACGCCCAGGGCGCCACGGTGGCGCTGTCGGGGACGCGGGAAAATGTGCTGCAGGAGCTGGCCGACGCGCTGGGCGAGCGCGCCCACGTCCTGCCTTGCAACCTGTCCGACGGCCCGGCGGTCGACGCCTTGCCCAAGCAGGCGGCGGAAGCCATGGGCTCGCTCGATATCCTCATCGCCAATGCCGGCATCACCAAGGACCAGCTCCTGATGCGCATGAAGGATGAGGACTGGGATACCGTTCTGAAGGTCAATCTGGAGAGCTATTTCCGCCTCTCGCGCGCCGCCCTGCGGGGCATGATGAAGGCGCGATGGGGCCGGATCGTTGGCATCACGTCCGTCGTCGGTGTGATGGGCAATCCCGGCCAGACCAATTACTGCGCCTCCAAGGCCGGCATGATCGGCTTTTCCAAATCGCTGGCCCAGGAAGTCGCAGCACGCGGTGTCACCGTGAACTGTGTCGCTCCGGGCTTCATCGCCTCGCCGATGACCGATGTCCTCACCGAGGACCAGCGCGCCACCATTCTGGCCAAGATTCCGGCCGGAGACCTGGGCAGTGGCGATGATATCGCCAACGCCGTCGTTTATCTCGCCAGTGCAGAAGCCGGGTATGTCACCGGGCAGACGCTGCACGTGAATGGCGGCATGGCGATGATTTAA
- a CDS encoding acyl carrier protein — MSDVLERVTKIVIEHLDVEAEKVTDKASFIDDLGADSLDNVELVMAFEEEFDIEIPDDAAEHIQTVGDAVKFISEKVG; from the coding sequence ATGTCTGACGTTCTCGAGCGCGTTACCAAAATTGTCATTGAACATCTCGATGTCGAGGCCGAAAAGGTCACCGACAAGGCGAGCTTTATCGACGATCTGGGCGCCGACTCCCTGGATAATGTCGAACTCGTTATGGCGTTCGAAGAAGAATTCGACATCGAAATTCCGGATGACGCCGCCGAGCACATCCAGACGGTCGGTGACGCCGTGAAGTTCATCTCCGAGAAGGTGGGCTAA